AGGTGTTTCTTCAAATACCATAATGTTTTTCCGCCATAGCGAAATAGTGTTTACAGGAACATCTTTAAAGGCCTGAAGTTTGTTGTTTTGGGATTTAAACACCACTTTTTGCCCTGGGGTTACATATACATTTTCTTCTGTAACGGTTGATTTTACATTCACTTTTCCAGTCAAAACAGAGACTTCCTGTGTTTTTTGGTCAGGGTAAGCCTGAACATTAAAACTGGTTCCAAGAACTTTGGTATCCATTTTATTGGTATGAATGATAAAAGGATGTTTCTTGTCTTTGGCTACGTCAAAAAAAGCTTCACCACTTAGATAAACTTCTCTGGTATCTCCTTTAAATTCTTTAGGATATTTTAGAACACTTCCTGCATTTAGCCAGATTTGCGTTCCATCGCTCAATTTTATTTCGGCATGTTCACCTAATTTTACGGTAAATTGTTTCGTTTCAACCGATGTTGCTGATTGATAAAAAAACAGGGATAACCCGATTAGGAAAACTAAAGACGCCGCAACTGTCCAGTTTTTATATTGAAGAGAAATCACATTGTTGGTTTTCTTAATATCTCTTAATTCTTTTTTTAGTTTCGAACGATCGGATTGAATCATTTCCATGTTTTCAAAAAAATCATCTGTACGATCGTACCATTTGTTCCACATTTCTTGTCCTTTCGGAGAGTATTTTCCGTCTAAAAAATGTTTTATTTCTTGTTTTAATTTATCAGGCATTATAATTTCTTTATGTCTTTAATAGTATGTCTTTGGAATTGTAATTTCGGGTAGGCGCAGGAGGTTACGCTTTTGTTAAGAAAAAAACTGAACTCTTAATCTGAATTTTATTTTTTAATTGAACTCGCCTAAATAAGTGCGCATGAATTTGAGGGCGTACGTAATATGATATTTTACAGTTTCGATTGAAACATTGAGCTCTTCTGCAATCTCTTTGTTTGTATAGTGTTTTATGCGGCTCAGGATAAAAACTTCTTTTGATTTTTTGGGAAGGAGCATTGTTGCTTTGTCAACTGCTTTTTGCAATTCTTCATAATAAATAAAATCTTCAGTTGCATTGTGACTGGAATATGAAACTGTATTTTTATCTAAAACTTCTTGTATATACTGATCGTTGATACTGTGTGATTTAATATAATCCAGAGTCATGTAACGCACTGAAGTGTAGATGTATGCGGCAAAGCTTTTTTGAATTAAAATTGTCTTTCGACGCTCCCAGATACTGGTAAAAACTTCCTGAACAATTTCTTCTGAGATGGCTGTCGATTTCATTCTGAGGTATACAAATCGAACAAGGATATCGCGATATCTAAAATAAAGTTCATCAAAAGCTTTATCCTTGCCCGATTTTAATAATTCGACAAGATCTTCGTCTGTAAACTTTTTATACATGATACATCATTTTGATATGAATAATCAACTGATTCGTGCAGGTTGAGGCACTTTTTCTGATTTCGTTTGGATAATGATCGTGCAGTTTCAAAAATGACATATACAAAGTATTGGGTTCTTCTTATATGTCTTCAAAATTAAAGATGAGGGTAGGTCTAATAGGTTACGTTTACATTAATAAAACCACCTTAAAACAAAACATATTATTAACATTTGAAATCAAATGTTAGCTAAAATCGATGGTTAATGATTGGTGCTATAAAACAATAAAACCTGCAGATCAATAGATTTGCAGGTTTTTGAAAAGATTAAAAAAAATGGCTTTTGCTTTTGATCTTTCTCTCGGAATTCAGGAGAGTCATTGACAAAATGTGAACTATCATAAAAAGGCATCTGTTTTTATACTTCTGGCCTTGCATGATTTGTAGTATCTATAAAGAAAATTATAAACAATCATTTCATGCATTCTGTTTTTTGATTTAAATAATCTAACCATTGACATGTGTATATAACTAATCAGGAGGTTGTTTAAATTTATTTGTAATACATTGGAATTATTATAGTCTAAAATTGTGTGTGCCAAAGATTTTATTTGGCTGTTAAAATCCTCCAGAATGCCAGTTATTTTATAGTATTCAGAATCTTGCTTTTGTCTAAGAGTCATGATTTCTTCTATTTGATACCTGTAATTCCGGTATTTAAAATCGATTTGCTTATTTAGATCTTTATTTATGCCGAATTCTTGCCCAAATCCTGTTTTAAGATGTTCAAACAGAATTAATTTATTCTCTAATGAGTATTCGAAATTATCTAAAAGATTATCAATATTTATTAAAGCAAAGAGCCATCTTAGTTCATCATCCTCACCTCCAATTATTTCAAGAGCATTCACAATTAATATACTGTCGTGAAAGAACAGGCTTTCAGAAAGTTCAATAGTGTTTTCTCCATAACGCTCTAATTCTCTTTGATAAGTATCGGTTTGTACTTTCCATATTAAATCTTGATTTGCTAAGTCATTAAAATAGGGCAAAAGTTTGCTCATAATGATTTCAAGATTACTTTTATCAATACAATGAAAACGAACCCTTAAATGATGTTTTGGGTCCGAATACCTAATGAAAAACCATTTGTCAATAATGTTTTCCTGAATCAGATCGTTTGCAACTGCATTAATGATTTCGACTAGAATAAAATCTGCTGTTTTTGTCCCTGTATATATTTTATAATAGAGCCAATTGTCTCCGGTTATAAAATTTCTTTGTACTATTTTAGTCATTCTTTAATTTTGAACTATTGTAAAATGATAGTATAATCTGGTTCGTATGGTGTTGATTATCATCGTGATTTTTTACAATTCCTGATTCATTAAACAAGAATTCTTTAATTTTAAAACTTCGTTTATTTTTCACTGTGTTTAAAAACATTTTTAGAGATAATAAATTTTCCAGATTCACCAGTAACTGGTTATCAGACTCAATAAACATAACATATTGCGGTATTTTTTTTTCATTTCTAAATAATCGAAAATCTTGAATCAATTCATAATCCGTTTTATTTTTATCAAAAAACATAGCAATATCTGATTCTTTTAGATTCCAGACAGCCGGAAATAAAATCAGATTTTCATATTCAATTCGTGGAATAAACTCATAATCATTAGCAAATGGACCTAAATTCATTCCTATGCCTGATCTTTTGTTTTGTGACTGCATGTCGGATAAAAAATGGTAAATTGGCAAAGAACCTGATGTGTAATTATGTGAATTTGAAAGGCGGGGAAGAACTTCTCTGTTATGATTTACGGATCGTAAATAAATGTCTTTCTGGTTTTTTACAGAAATGTACAAATCGTTGATTTTTAACTGATTTTCAATAGCTAAAGTAGATTTTGATAGATATGGAATTTCAAATTCTCTAAAATGAGGACGAAGTAAAACATTGCCTACTCTTGAGTCTGGCAAATGATTAATTTCTGCAATAATCTTGGTCTCATTCATCTCTTTCTCTAAATTAGTTATACTTAGTGTATGCTCTTTTAGAGTTGCATCACCATGGCAAAAACGACCCAAAAGATTTGCTGCACTTGAATTTCCGGCATCGCTTACAATTATTTTCTCTTCACCATTAATGATTACAATTTCTATCATGCTTGATATTGTATCCGGCAAATCTGTCCAGTTTTCTTCCAATTCTTCAAAATCCTTATCACTAAGTATTATGCTAAAGGTTTTGTTAACAAAAGCTTCCGTAATTTTTTTATGAAAGATTGAATTTGCTTTAGACCATTGAATTTGTTTAAGGGAATTTAGATCTTCTTTTGAGTGAAACATTAAATCATCTATTAATGGGTTACTGTCTAAAATTTCCTGATTTTGGATATAACCAATTCCCATTTCTACATCTAATGCTTTTGCTAACGAAATCTCTCGATCTTCAAAACGTTCATAAAAGGCATCTTTAAATTTATGTAATGAAGTTTCTTTTGGAGGTGAAGTAAGCTTATTGAATATAGACATTCCTCGCTTTACCGAATCAACTATAGAATTGCTAAGTAAGTTTGATGTTGTACTTAATGTTACGTCTGTCTGAAATAAAAACTTAATGTCAAAATCAGTTCCCAGTTCTTTTATAGAGTTACTGATGTCAATATATTTCTTTGGATTGTTTCCTATTCTATTATCCATTTCTGATAAACTAGCTTCTATATAATTTATCAGGTTTATCAATTCATCAGTATTTTTTATTTTTAATAAAACACTTTTAATATGGTCTAAAAATTCAATTCCGGTAGCAGATGGTTCAAGCTCACTTATTAAGATTTGGCTGGAAATTAATTCATCAACAAAACAATTCACTTCTTCAAAAGAATTTTCATCGTCTACCAATAAATCAATGATATCTTTCATTAACATTCCTTTTTCAGTAGCTTTTAGAATTTTTTGAAGATAGACCGAATCATCAACAGCCATCATATTGTGTTGTCTTATACTGTTAATATATTCAAATTCAACGTATCGAAGGTGTTTTCCAGACTTATAAATGCTTGTATTTGGGAAAAATAATATTTGTTTTTTTATATTTTCAATTTTTACAAGATCCTGAGACAACGCTACGAGGTAATTCATATCTAACCTGGTATGCCTTCTATTATTAGAGATATTATCAAGTCTAATTTTTGTAACACTATCAATTGTACCCATACTGCATCCGGCAAATACCCCAAAAGGTGTTGCTCTTGACGACATTCTGGACACATATTTAAGTAAAGAATATTTTAGTCTTTCAATTTTATTGGGATCTTCAATTTTATTATTTAGCCATTTTTCTAATTCATTAAATAAAATTGGTGTGGCTAAAAAGACAGCTTCCTTTATTTCAGCTCTGTCAAAGAGTTTTTTAAATTCATCGTCAGATATATTTTGCTGTGAAGTTAGTTCTTCAAAGAAGTTAAAAGGTAAAAGCGGTGCTCTGAGAACGAAATTTGGAAATGATTTGTATGTGTTTTTTTTTGACATTTTTGCGTTAGTTATTATTTACATCTAATAAGAATAAATTATCCCATCCGCAATCATCAAATTCCAGTAAATAGTCTATTAGAACCATACCAATTCCAATTACTCCGTCCAACAATCCTATTGAATCAATATAGGTTCCGTTTCCCTGATATTTTTGATAGCCGGCAATACCTTTTTCATTTTCTCCAAATTTCAAAACTGCAGAGGTTAATTTCTCATATTCGTGATAAAACTTCTCATCTTTAGAAATTAAATACCATTTTTTATGAATATATGCTATGCTTGAGAGGCCATGACAAAAGCAGGCATCATAACCATTTGAACTTGAAAACATCTTTTCAAAAGTATTTCTGTGCAAATTTTTGTATGCTAAAGCCAATGCCTTTTCTTTTAGTGCTTTATCATTTAGAATATACGCCGCTTTATAAAGACCTAAAGAAATGGTCTGATCTCCGTAACACCAGCCAAGAGTGGTGTTATAAACGGCAGTTATTTTGTTTGTTGCGATACTTGGAAATTGGGATAAATTATTCTCATTGTTGTTTTCAAATTCTAAAACACAAGTAACACTTTTGTTTAATGCTTCCCAGACTAAATTATTTTGAGGGATTTGTTCTAAAAATTTTGAAAAAATAATCATATAAGAAATATGTCCATGCGCTAATCCACAATTTGTTACATGAGTATCTTCGGTTGTATTATAAAGATCTTTGACGCTATTGGTTTTTTCAATATCAGCTAAAACAATAGTAGCAAGTATTTCAAATAGCTGGATAAGTTTCTCTTTAAACGGGAAGTTTTTGTCAGTAGTAAGTCTTTCAATTAAATAAAAGGCAGCACCAAATGAACCGTGTAAGAAATCAATGTCCTCAATAATTCTGGTGTGATTAATATAATAATCTGCAACTGCCTCATCAATAGTTAAAAGGGCATCTTCAACGTCAATTAACGATTCAGAATTTAAAACACCTTTATTTTTAATAAAGCTAAATACATGTGCAACTCCAACTAATCCATTACAATAAGATAATGGTACATCAGTTTCATTGATAATTTCGATAGTTTTCGAAATTATATCATGAATTTTGGTTAGATATTCCTCCTCATTGGTTAATTTGTATTGCAGATAATAAAACATAGGTAATGATCCTATTCCATTGCATAATGAAATATTAGAATTATGCTCCATATTTAAATCAATGCAATCGCTTATCACATTAATTTTATTAATTATTTGATGCTTCATTACTTAAAAAAAATTGAAAACGGAATAAATAATATTGTTTGAAAAGTAAATTATGGGAGTATATATTTATAAAGCAATGTTCTATTAAAAAAAGTAATGAGGTAATAAAACCTCATTACTTTTTAAATGTCCAGAATTATAAATACTATTTATTAATGCTTACTATCTAGGATTAGGGCATTGGTAACAAGTATTTTGATCATTATTTTTAGTCTCACAACTAATCTGAAAAGTGTTGTCATTAGATGTACACCAGCCACATGTAAAATTATGCTTTGTACTGTCACCAGTGTAACCACCTCCAACTACTGCTTTTGCCTGAGCGTTTGTCAAACGAGAAATCTTCATTTTGTTTAATTTCATTGTTATTATATTTAAGGATTAATATTAATTAGTTTTATTTCTGAACAAATTCTAACGCTTTTTCGAGAATTTCGTCTCTTCCTTCCTGAATACCTTTAATAGTGGGACGCACAACAACGTCAATTTTTATCCCCACTCTTTGGGTTTCGCTTTCGTCCGGATAAAATACACCTAGTCCGGTAATGACTGATTTGTAGCCTAAAAATTCGTTATGGGAAACATTACCATCTGCCCCGGAAGTCTGGGTGCCTATTGTTGTTACATTATCTCCTGTCTGTAGTAACATAGTCGCATATTCACTTGAACTTTGAGTACTTTCATTAACTAAAACAACGACTTTACCAGCATAATAGTCATTGCTTTTGGGTGGAATTGTTTCGGTTGGTTTCCAAATAAACCTTCCTGGATAAGAAAGATCTGGTTTTATCAATTTTGCATACTCTTTTTTAGTTTGAATCAATCTTCTTGCGATCATATAGGGAGTAAACTTCATGTATTCTCTATAATCAATTATAATTGCTTTTGTTGATTTAAGATCTGACATCATTTTATCAACATCCTTCATTTCTAAATAACTCATATCAACATAGCCGATATTATGATCTAAAATTTTATATTTTTCTTTATTTTTAGGGAATGGACCTCTCAAATTCTTTATATCATAGCGTCCGAAATTTTTAACAATTTCGTTATCTCCACGTTTAATATTTAGCTTTATAGAGTCCGTAGCTCCAGCCGTTGCAAAAAATCCATTGTGAGTATCCTGCACCTTTTTGTTTGATCCTCTATTGTAGATTTTATTTACTGCAATTAATTTACCTACATCTATTCCTCCTGCTTTTTCTATTACATCTCCAATTTTTAAATCATTTAATTTTGCTAAGGAATCTTTATAAAAACCAGTAATTACCAATTTATCTTCTACCATATTAAAATATGCCGGACTGTACTTTCTTCCAAAGTAATCCTCTATAGGGTCTGTGTATAAAGTTGCATGCGAGTCGTTAACCTTGACAACTGTTTCCAGCATTGCTAAATGATATTCAGTTTTGTTTTTTGAGTTTTTGAATTTAGGAATCATTTTTTGCAGTACATCATCCCAATTTTCATCAGTCTTATA
The sequence above is drawn from the Flavobacterium sp. N2038 genome and encodes:
- a CDS encoding FecR family protein, with the translated sequence MPDKLKQEIKHFLDGKYSPKGQEMWNKWYDRTDDFFENMEMIQSDRSKLKKELRDIKKTNNVISLQYKNWTVAASLVFLIGLSLFFYQSATSVETKQFTVKLGEHAEIKLSDGTQIWLNAGSVLKYPKEFKGDTREVYLSGEAFFDVAKDKKHPFIIHTNKMDTKVLGTSFNVQAYPDQKTQEVSVLTGKVNVKSTVTEENVYVTPGQKVVFKSQNNKLQAFKDVPVNTISLWRKNIMVFEETPLPEVVATINRNYNVAIEIKNKNLNDLKISAYFKELTADQTIGLMCNIINATYKMDAGVYKIE
- a CDS encoding RNA polymerase sigma-70 factor — protein: MYKKFTDEDLVELLKSGKDKAFDELYFRYRDILVRFVYLRMKSTAISEEIVQEVFTSIWERRKTILIQKSFAAYIYTSVRYMTLDYIKSHSINDQYIQEVLDKNTVSYSSHNATEDFIYYEELQKAVDKATMLLPKKSKEVFILSRIKHYTNKEIAEELNVSIETVKYHITYALKFMRTYLGEFN
- a CDS encoding thiopeptide-type bacteriocin biosynthesis protein — protein: MTKIVQRNFITGDNWLYYKIYTGTKTADFILVEIINAVANDLIQENIIDKWFFIRYSDPKHHLRVRFHCIDKSNLEIIMSKLLPYFNDLANQDLIWKVQTDTYQRELERYGENTIELSESLFFHDSILIVNALEIIGGEDDELRWLFALINIDNLLDNFEYSLENKLILFEHLKTGFGQEFGINKDLNKQIDFKYRNYRYQIEEIMTLRQKQDSEYYKITGILEDFNSQIKSLAHTILDYNNSNVLQINLNNLLISYIHMSMVRLFKSKNRMHEMIVYNFLYRYYKSCKARSIKTDAFL
- a CDS encoding lantibiotic dehydratase family protein; protein product: MSKKNTYKSFPNFVLRAPLLPFNFFEELTSQQNISDDEFKKLFDRAEIKEAVFLATPILFNELEKWLNNKIEDPNKIERLKYSLLKYVSRMSSRATPFGVFAGCSMGTIDSVTKIRLDNISNNRRHTRLDMNYLVALSQDLVKIENIKKQILFFPNTSIYKSGKHLRYVEFEYINSIRQHNMMAVDDSVYLQKILKATEKGMLMKDIIDLLVDDENSFEEVNCFVDELISSQILISELEPSATGIEFLDHIKSVLLKIKNTDELINLINYIEASLSEMDNRIGNNPKKYIDISNSIKELGTDFDIKFLFQTDVTLSTTSNLLSNSIVDSVKRGMSIFNKLTSPPKETSLHKFKDAFYERFEDREISLAKALDVEMGIGYIQNQEILDSNPLIDDLMFHSKEDLNSLKQIQWSKANSIFHKKITEAFVNKTFSIILSDKDFEELEENWTDLPDTISSMIEIVIINGEEKIIVSDAGNSSAANLLGRFCHGDATLKEHTLSITNLEKEMNETKIIAEINHLPDSRVGNVLLRPHFREFEIPYLSKSTLAIENQLKINDLYISVKNQKDIYLRSVNHNREVLPRLSNSHNYTSGSLPIYHFLSDMQSQNKRSGIGMNLGPFANDYEFIPRIEYENLILFPAVWNLKESDIAMFFDKNKTDYELIQDFRLFRNEKKIPQYVMFIESDNQLLVNLENLLSLKMFLNTVKNKRSFKIKEFLFNESGIVKNHDDNQHHTNQIILSFYNSSKLKND
- a CDS encoding lanthionine synthetase LanC family protein, which gives rise to MKHQIINKINVISDCIDLNMEHNSNISLCNGIGSLPMFYYLQYKLTNEEEYLTKIHDIISKTIEIINETDVPLSYCNGLVGVAHVFSFIKNKGVLNSESLIDVEDALLTIDEAVADYYINHTRIIEDIDFLHGSFGAAFYLIERLTTDKNFPFKEKLIQLFEILATIVLADIEKTNSVKDLYNTTEDTHVTNCGLAHGHISYMIIFSKFLEQIPQNNLVWEALNKSVTCVLEFENNNENNLSQFPSIATNKITAVYNTTLGWCYGDQTISLGLYKAAYILNDKALKEKALALAYKNLHRNTFEKMFSSSNGYDACFCHGLSSIAYIHKKWYLISKDEKFYHEYEKLTSAVLKFGENEKGIAGYQKYQGNGTYIDSIGLLDGVIGIGMVLIDYLLEFDDCGWDNLFLLDVNNN
- a CDS encoding S41 family peptidase, which codes for MQQVFKKKYILLLVTLICNLHFVNSQDIESSVFDKNETKNLSNLCKVWGFLKYYHPNVAKGNFNWDEQLLTIIPKIEKATTNEAISKIYLDWIDSLGEIKTCSSCKDAKSKEYFDKNFNLSWTQNTEVFSNDLSKKLKQIEDNRFQGKNHYVSTANAGNVEIINELQYENFEFPDENHRLLSLFRYWNVVEYFYPYKYKTDENWDDVLQKMIPKFKNSKNKTEYHLAMLETVVKVNDSHATLYTDPIEDYFGRKYSPAYFNMVEDKLVITGFYKDSLAKLNDLKIGDVIEKAGGIDVGKLIAVNKIYNRGSNKKVQDTHNGFFATAGATDSIKLNIKRGDNEIVKNFGRYDIKNLRGPFPKNKEKYKILDHNIGYVDMSYLEMKDVDKMMSDLKSTKAIIIDYREYMKFTPYMIARRLIQTKKEYAKLIKPDLSYPGRFIWKPTETIPPKSNDYYAGKVVVLVNESTQSSSEYATMLLQTGDNVTTIGTQTSGADGNVSHNEFLGYKSVITGLGVFYPDESETQRVGIKIDVVVRPTIKGIQEGRDEILEKALEFVQK